From a region of the Paenibacillus sp. FSL R10-2734 genome:
- a CDS encoding response regulator: MNKLKIVIIEDEPAAMRALSTIIARKCESSEIVATAYNGQEGLREIETHLPDVVFTDIKMPLMDGMEVSKQIASRFPFIHTVIISGFQDFGYAKQAMQYGVKDYLLKPVNILQFQELMTQLQIIIGNEHREHRTNILKQLLLGKKLEPYYRDKYLPNNFIRLAVIRLNAISEDFYIDEDEHEHQHQLWLGMLDLLHAQFSKDQLVWTQGNDGREFVVLFTKEALTVERMKERLGEFLLGYNQAFVTIAITEGKVTLEQLRSRKNTLSKVIDQRIVLGKSQIINSNDLMMISHSQDKSQALESNFQRKMEQSLVDSNWTQLKEDIGHEFIRWNEQELPQKSVEFKIKHLLTCILESIENKDTDLDYFYMMMEAISKSRDFNELFILFWDMIEQLITHIKQKPTRIDSEDFFQAIINYVENNLRNKISLQSVCDFFGISQTYMSKLFRKYKQMSFNEFVNQVRINKAKELMIQDSSLSMKAIGECVGFNDPFYFSKVFKQFTGTSPSVYSSKSGEYKL, translated from the coding sequence ATGAATAAATTGAAGATTGTCATTATTGAGGATGAACCTGCAGCAATGCGTGCATTGTCCACTATTATTGCACGTAAATGCGAGAGTTCGGAAATCGTCGCTACCGCGTACAATGGACAAGAAGGGCTGCGGGAGATCGAGACTCATTTACCGGATGTCGTATTCACTGATATAAAAATGCCGCTGATGGATGGGATGGAAGTATCAAAGCAAATCGCTAGTCGCTTTCCTTTCATTCATACCGTCATTATTAGTGGATTTCAGGATTTCGGATACGCTAAACAAGCGATGCAGTATGGTGTAAAGGATTACTTACTTAAGCCTGTGAACATCCTGCAATTTCAAGAATTAATGACACAGCTACAAATTATTATAGGGAACGAACATAGAGAACATCGTACTAATATCCTAAAACAACTGTTACTAGGCAAAAAGCTCGAACCTTATTATAGAGACAAATATTTACCTAACAACTTTATACGTTTAGCTGTAATAAGATTGAATGCAATTTCTGAGGATTTCTATATTGATGAGGATGAGCACGAGCATCAGCATCAGCTATGGCTCGGGATGTTGGATTTGCTTCATGCTCAATTTTCGAAGGATCAGCTTGTCTGGACGCAAGGGAATGATGGTAGAGAATTTGTAGTTCTGTTCACAAAAGAGGCTTTGACGGTGGAGCGGATGAAGGAAAGGCTTGGAGAATTTCTTCTCGGTTATAATCAAGCCTTTGTAACGATAGCGATTACAGAGGGAAAAGTGACTTTGGAGCAGCTTCGTTCAAGGAAGAATACCCTTAGCAAGGTAATTGATCAAAGAATTGTACTTGGCAAATCACAAATCATTAATTCAAATGATCTAATGATGATCTCGCATAGCCAAGACAAGTCACAAGCTTTAGAATCGAACTTTCAGAGGAAAATGGAGCAAAGCCTAGTTGACTCTAATTGGACGCAATTAAAAGAGGACATTGGGCATGAATTTATCCGCTGGAATGAGCAAGAACTGCCACAGAAATCGGTGGAATTTAAAATAAAACATTTATTAACATGCATCCTTGAGAGCATTGAAAATAAGGATACAGACCTAGATTATTTCTATATGATGATGGAAGCCATCTCGAAAAGTCGCGATTTCAATGAACTGTTTATTTTGTTTTGGGACATGATTGAGCAGCTAATTACTCATATAAAGCAAAAGCCAACAAGAATTGATTCAGAGGACTTTTTTCAAGCGATTATTAATTATGTTGAAAACAACCTTAGAAATAAAATTTCACTACAATCTGTGTGTGATTTCTTTGGTATTTCTCAAACCTATATGAGTAAGCTATTTCGCAAATACAAACAGATGTCCTTTAATGAATTTGTAAATCAGGTTCGAATTAATAAGGCGAAGGAATTAATGATTCAAGACTCAAGCCTTTCCATGAAAGCAATTGGGGAATGCGTCGGATTTAATGATCCGTTTTATTTTAGCAAAGTATTTAAGCAGTTTACAGGGACAAGTCCATCCGTGTATAGCTCAAAAAGTGGAGAGTACAAGCTATGA
- a CDS encoding methyl-accepting chemotaxis protein — MAKQRRRNVHLFRSISYEIFILLLVTIVGLVSAVGIYSYYESKKIITNEAAATNSEIIQQASQKLDIVLEKYENILYQIELNSGLHPAISDKEATADQLKAINNILHSYIANDINIVGVALIPKDETRPIYHTSTINTPTSAIQETAWFKQVVETPSYVTYIPTENTNLLSNEEVRTFGLAKSMNDSTRSSTHVLLIEINVNIFKTNLKLQLSKDSSLLLLSENYDPVYSSVQELEDTSSLFKLEDLSASGSLISKNNVGEKVLVSHDRLTKSRWYLINITPVSSLEEKAKAIFYITVIIITVAILFSILIGIFMARRIGRPLKSLSYLMELGASGDLTVTMDYKTKNEIGKLASGFNEMMSNITTLVNQANKSTQDVLVVSDSLKTSSSLTNQYAKEIAVATAETAEGSSSLVIQAEFGHTLAINIGAAVSDVISVTEEMNLFANRVEYVNEEGAQHLSVLYAKNAKAEEMIGSLVTKVSSLKMNIHSVGRILTLLDSMAKRTTILSLNASIEATRAGVAGKGFMVVADEVRQLALESKNSIEVVHDINTTLLQGIIETEDALSEAYPIFKEQTQSVNEVNIVLSKVQEEMNQFLSEMKLTKHSIELLEESQQKLTEGMSRVKAVAEHSSSASQEVAASTTEQLSISGNLTTLSSELQKVSFSLQETLFNFKTK, encoded by the coding sequence GTGGCAAAGCAGAGGAGAAGAAACGTTCATCTTTTTCGCTCCATTAGCTATGAAATATTTATATTGTTATTAGTGACAATCGTAGGCTTGGTTTCGGCCGTAGGAATATATTCTTATTATGAATCTAAGAAGATTATAACAAACGAAGCAGCTGCTACGAATTCCGAAATTATACAGCAGGCTAGTCAAAAATTAGATATCGTATTAGAAAAATATGAGAATATTCTTTATCAAATTGAGTTGAATTCTGGACTTCATCCTGCTATTTCAGACAAGGAGGCTACTGCTGATCAGCTAAAAGCTATAAACAATATACTGCATTCTTACATCGCGAATGATATCAATATAGTAGGAGTCGCCCTGATTCCTAAAGATGAAACCAGACCGATTTACCATACTAGCACAATAAACACTCCAACAAGCGCTATTCAAGAAACTGCTTGGTTTAAGCAAGTAGTTGAAACCCCTAGCTATGTGACTTACATCCCCACGGAAAATACAAACTTATTAAGCAATGAAGAGGTTAGAACCTTCGGTTTGGCTAAATCCATGAATGATTCAACGAGATCTTCAACTCATGTATTGTTAATTGAAATAAATGTAAATATTTTTAAGACTAACTTAAAACTTCAGCTCTCTAAAGACAGTAGCTTGCTTTTATTAAGTGAGAATTATGATCCAGTCTACTCTAGTGTACAAGAGCTTGAAGATACTTCATCTTTATTTAAATTAGAGGACTTGTCTGCTTCCGGTAGTTTGATCTCGAAGAACAATGTAGGGGAGAAAGTGTTAGTATCTCATGATCGATTAACGAAAAGTAGATGGTACTTGATTAATATTACACCCGTAAGTTCGCTTGAGGAGAAGGCTAAAGCGATATTTTACATAACCGTTATTATCATAACTGTTGCTATTCTATTCTCCATTTTGATAGGAATATTTATGGCTAGAAGAATAGGACGACCGCTTAAATCCCTAAGCTATTTAATGGAATTAGGGGCAAGTGGCGATCTTACTGTAACAATGGATTACAAGACGAAAAACGAGATTGGTAAGTTAGCTAGTGGGTTCAATGAAATGATGTCAAATATCACCACTTTAGTGAACCAAGCTAACAAATCAACTCAGGATGTACTGGTTGTGTCTGATTCTTTGAAAACTTCATCCAGCTTGACCAATCAATATGCTAAAGAGATTGCAGTAGCCACTGCTGAAACAGCGGAAGGCTCCTCTAGCTTAGTGATTCAGGCAGAATTCGGACATACGTTAGCAATCAACATAGGAGCTGCTGTTTCTGATGTCATATCCGTTACGGAAGAAATGAATTTATTTGCTAACAGAGTGGAGTACGTAAATGAGGAAGGTGCTCAACATCTTTCAGTGCTTTATGCTAAGAATGCAAAAGCAGAAGAGATGATAGGATCACTAGTAACCAAAGTATCTAGCCTAAAAATGAACATACACTCGGTAGGCCGTATTTTAACACTTCTTGACTCCATGGCGAAGCGAACAACCATACTTTCTTTGAACGCTTCCATTGAAGCTACAAGAGCAGGAGTAGCAGGAAAGGGATTCATGGTAGTCGCTGACGAGGTAAGACAGTTGGCTCTTGAATCTAAGAACTCCATTGAGGTCGTACACGATATTAATACTACCCTACTACAAGGGATCATAGAAACCGAAGATGCTCTTTCCGAAGCTTACCCGATATTTAAAGAGCAGACGCAATCCGTCAATGAGGTGAATATTGTATTATCTAAAGTGCAAGAAGAGATGAATCAGTTTCTGTCTGAAATGAAATTAACCAAGCACTCTATCGAATTATTAGAAGAATCTCAACAAAAGCTAACAGAAGGAATGAGTCGTGTTAAAGCAGTAGCAGAGCATTCATCATCAGCTTCACAAGAAGTAGCTGCTTCTACTACAGAGCAACTAAGCATCAGCGGAAATTTAACTACATTATCTTCGGAGCTACAGAAAGTATCTTTTTCGTTACAGGAAACCCTTTTTAATTTCAAAACGAAGTAA
- a CDS encoding ABC transporter substrate-binding protein produces MKRIVLIGLVMVIVCGLLSGCNQQSKETANVKSATPVVLSIYVDQGLVNDDLHEVAKLFEEQEGVSVYFKERPSGDAGEAMVRASLASGDMADLLIYNSGGLFFELDPERYFVDLKNEPYVQDYIEAYTNAVSRNGMTFGYPVSNSTIVGVLYNKELYEQLGLHIPTNWDEFISNCRVIQKAGKVPVVASFKDDWTSQFLFIGSQYAVMKREPAFLKAFLEHRKSFVDSVVYKESFEKQRELYDLKLYNSDYLIMNNTKALELMTSAKGAHYIVNSGFLDVIQKEYSNAKNKVGFFPIPGSTADETGLTIMLPSSFYINKYSEHIELSKKWIALFHAYMKSHHLKQIAPSVLKDEGTFQSTDPVINRYLQDGRYTFGLEFLSEVKGDKLSEISFENSTGIITPEEALRNYNARYQSKLDQFVR; encoded by the coding sequence ATGAAGCGTATTGTCTTAATAGGGTTGGTTATGGTTATAGTGTGCGGCTTATTAAGTGGATGTAATCAACAATCAAAGGAAACAGCGAATGTGAAATCTGCCACTCCAGTGGTGCTTTCAATCTATGTAGATCAAGGTCTTGTTAATGATGATTTACATGAAGTAGCTAAACTCTTTGAAGAGCAAGAAGGAGTTTCTGTGTATTTCAAGGAGCGTCCAAGTGGCGATGCCGGTGAAGCAATGGTACGTGCAAGTCTTGCTAGTGGAGATATGGCAGATCTGCTGATTTATAATTCGGGAGGCTTATTCTTCGAGTTAGATCCTGAAAGATATTTCGTTGATCTGAAGAACGAGCCTTATGTTCAAGATTATATAGAAGCCTACACGAATGCAGTGTCTAGAAATGGGATGACATTTGGTTACCCTGTCTCGAATTCGACAATTGTTGGTGTACTGTATAACAAAGAGCTGTACGAGCAATTGGGGCTACATATTCCGACGAACTGGGACGAATTTATTTCTAATTGCAGAGTGATCCAAAAGGCTGGAAAAGTGCCTGTTGTTGCATCGTTTAAAGATGATTGGACGTCGCAGTTTCTCTTCATCGGCAGCCAGTATGCTGTAATGAAACGAGAACCAGCATTTCTTAAAGCTTTTCTGGAACATCGTAAAAGCTTTGTTGATTCCGTAGTCTATAAAGAGAGCTTCGAAAAACAGCGGGAGCTATACGATCTGAAACTATACAACTCTGATTATTTAATTATGAACAATACGAAAGCCCTAGAGCTCATGACATCAGCGAAAGGGGCGCATTATATCGTCAACTCAGGCTTTTTGGATGTGATCCAAAAGGAGTATTCTAATGCAAAAAATAAGGTTGGTTTTTTCCCCATCCCAGGTAGCACAGCTGATGAGACAGGATTAACGATAATGTTGCCATCCTCATTTTACATTAACAAATATAGTGAGCATATTGAATTATCTAAAAAATGGATTGCGCTATTCCATGCCTATATGAAATCACATCATTTGAAGCAAATTGCACCAAGCGTATTGAAGGATGAGGGAACCTTTCAATCGACAGATCCAGTAATCAATCGCTATCTTCAGGATGGTAGGTATACGTTCGGATTAGAATTCTTGAGCGAAGTTAAAGGGGATAAGCTGTCTGAAATTAGCTTTGAGAATAGTACAGGGATTATTACTCCTGAAGAAGCATTGCGTAACTATAACGCTCGATATCAGAGTAAATTGGATCAGTTTGTGCGTTGA
- a CDS encoding serine hydrolase domain-containing protein has translation MKILLFNSLEQAGVSAYGVERIRTAAAQMVEDNITPAQVIVAARRGIVLVHQANGKFGPEPGAAELSVDAIYPICSITKLFTATAIMMLMEQGKVGLNRPVSDYIPEFIGEGKTKVCVHHLLTHTSGLDGEVIWQNGQTKQEQGDYPPHEPNQDPDQHKYLYGGFDAPLSNEPGTVMSYCGYGYELLGEIIRRVSGQAYDIFVKETIFKPLGMENTYYRVPMEVRDKVVRRAPEAACAEWVDSEYNLNSVSAGGGAYSTAIDLAVFGQMFLNGGLYNGVRFLSPVTVKEMTRNQIPGVSSQYRDEVFPEAYWGYGWAINGMKRDGGDLFSPEAYSHWGAAGPFLCVDPIYQTVTVHLSVELDHQKPFKNMYVDYFNNTVLAAITDL, from the coding sequence ATGAAAATACTATTATTCAATTCGTTAGAACAGGCAGGGGTGTCGGCTTATGGTGTAGAGCGCATACGTACAGCAGCCGCGCAAATGGTTGAAGACAACATCACACCGGCACAAGTTATTGTTGCTGCGAGAAGGGGGATAGTGCTAGTCCATCAAGCGAACGGGAAATTCGGTCCAGAGCCAGGCGCAGCGGAATTATCTGTAGATGCCATATATCCGATATGCTCCATAACAAAATTGTTTACGGCAACCGCTATTATGATGTTAATGGAACAAGGGAAGGTAGGTCTAAACAGACCTGTTTCTGATTACATCCCCGAATTCATAGGTGAAGGCAAAACAAAGGTATGCGTACATCACTTGTTGACACATACCTCTGGCTTGGATGGTGAAGTCATTTGGCAGAATGGACAGACGAAGCAGGAACAAGGGGACTACCCTCCTCACGAACCTAATCAAGATCCAGATCAGCATAAGTACTTGTATGGTGGTTTTGATGCACCGCTTAGTAACGAACCGGGTACGGTCATGTCTTACTGTGGATATGGTTATGAGCTGTTGGGTGAAATCATCCGGCGTGTTAGTGGACAAGCTTATGATATATTCGTAAAGGAAACCATTTTTAAACCGCTTGGGATGGAAAATACATATTATCGTGTGCCGATGGAAGTACGAGACAAAGTAGTTAGACGTGCACCAGAGGCAGCGTGCGCGGAATGGGTAGACAGCGAGTACAATTTGAATTCCGTATCTGCTGGGGGAGGCGCTTACTCCACGGCTATTGACTTGGCTGTCTTTGGCCAGATGTTTCTTAACGGTGGGCTTTATAACGGAGTACGATTCCTTAGTCCGGTAACAGTAAAAGAAATGACCCGTAATCAGATCCCAGGCGTATCCTCACAATATAGAGACGAGGTTTTTCCAGAAGCATATTGGGGGTACGGATGGGCGATTAACGGCATGAAGCGTGACGGTGGAGATTTGTTCTCTCCAGAAGCTTATTCACACTGGGGTGCAGCAGGTCCTTTCCTATGCGTTGATCCGATTTATCAGACAGTTACGGTTCATTTATCCGTAGAGCTAGATCACCAGAAGCCATTTAAAAATATGTATGTTGATTATTTCAACAATACTGTTCTGGCAGCAATAACTGATCTTTAA
- a CDS encoding AraC family transcriptional regulator produces the protein MDDHEDAQYICKVLYESLQIPVFLLDSNRRIELALPSSSESAPWVHNINELLSEIADSTKSENNSNHDSSNSSIPIIRTTNFLENYILLHLPSDSSNGGSIVIGPTLYTQLSEDNMTSLMRDHEVPLRLHEHWMKYYRSLTVLNKMRLYHTAMLLYSLVTGKTLSLSELLLDVRTLEHKQLPAGSLDLDVSFRRENTWLHHEPMLEKALFHHIKNGNKAELLRVQATFSEDNYGVLSKKSHLRNKKNLAISCITLATRAAIDGGLYWEISYTLSDFHIQHIEELKNIPAVDHAILNALCDFADHVKESRMAKFSRTVALCQNYIFNHLYEELSLDKLAEVAGLNKSYLSLLFKKETGFTISDFIQLERIVEAKRLIELPGISLSDIATRLHFNDQSYFTKVFKKYTGTTPKQFRRNWESTL, from the coding sequence TTGGACGATCATGAAGATGCTCAATATATCTGTAAAGTGTTGTATGAATCACTGCAAATTCCTGTGTTTCTGCTGGACTCCAATCGGAGAATCGAGCTAGCGCTGCCTTCCTCTTCGGAGAGCGCCCCATGGGTTCATAACATCAATGAGCTGCTTTCAGAAATTGCAGATTCTACTAAAAGCGAGAACAATTCTAATCACGATAGCTCAAATTCCTCTATACCGATTATTCGCACCACTAATTTTCTTGAGAATTATATCCTTCTCCATCTGCCCTCAGACAGCAGTAACGGGGGAAGCATTGTGATCGGTCCTACACTGTATACTCAACTTTCAGAGGACAATATGACCAGTCTGATGCGCGACCATGAGGTTCCACTCAGACTTCACGAGCACTGGATGAAATACTACCGCAGCTTGACCGTGCTAAATAAAATGAGACTCTACCATACCGCTATGCTGCTGTACTCGCTCGTCACCGGAAAGACGTTATCCCTTAGCGAACTACTACTCGACGTCCGAACCCTTGAACATAAACAGCTTCCCGCAGGCAGTTTGGACTTGGATGTTTCCTTTCGACGGGAGAATACATGGCTGCACCACGAACCCATGCTGGAAAAAGCTTTATTTCACCATATCAAAAATGGAAATAAAGCTGAGCTACTTCGTGTCCAAGCAACCTTCTCTGAAGACAATTATGGAGTCCTCTCCAAGAAGAGCCATTTACGCAACAAAAAGAATCTGGCGATCTCCTGTATTACACTCGCTACACGAGCCGCTATTGATGGAGGACTGTATTGGGAGATTTCTTATACCCTAAGCGACTTTCATATCCAGCATATCGAAGAACTAAAAAATATTCCCGCTGTAGATCATGCCATTCTTAATGCACTATGCGATTTCGCAGACCATGTCAAAGAGAGCCGGATGGCGAAATTCTCGCGCACCGTGGCCCTCTGTCAGAACTATATTTTTAATCACTTATATGAGGAACTTTCCTTGGATAAGCTAGCTGAAGTCGCAGGATTGAACAAAAGCTATCTTTCCCTATTATTTAAGAAGGAAACAGGCTTCACGATCAGTGATTTTATTCAATTAGAGCGAATTGTAGAAGCCAAACGGTTAATCGAATTACCGGGTATTAGCTTATCGGATATCGCTACCAGGCTACACTTCAACGACCAGAGCTATTTTACCAAAGTGTTTAAGAAATATACCGGCACCACCCCTAAGCAATTCAGAAGAAATTGGGAAAGCACACTTTAG
- a CDS encoding histidine kinase has product MSIKRKLLFLYIGILGALFIVIGMVVYSYLSYVFESRTKNNLQSMNIKLNQQFESVIKPMDFSLTNLISDSEFMEATHLLMSINRTKAERVEIEKAIKRVNRHLVTYAHAVNFYRISVYNTKGDFLSNDEFASADVKDPITRLKKLMGTDHWIEEVGLNKWIIPNHIVLWSDNPKDYVTSLIRVVSNSRSEATVIETEILKDEIDKTFSVLNGEDVQVLVLAKDNSIIYYDSDRTLKSVSYYIKNLEQISSTPTFYYNDHTKSKELISRVHSNYTDTNIFVIQNESIVNEPVVLIRNIIIGLGALMLLLCILFYVVIVSRLMNPLRKLKEEMEATELYNLPHETEIDTSQNEIISLNQSYNHLKNRLNLAVQREVEARSMQLQASMDLLQAQVNPHFIYNIMNIFSYRGILLDDPDIIEMSEGLTSMLRYSTSNVEIAARISEEVEHVQHYLVLMKKRYEDCLNYDIQIASSIAEERVPKITLQIFIENAIKHSFEQGNRDVIVKLRGYQNGDRWVLEIEDNGGGFKEQQLLTIRKSLELAEKNFLEQREKLQLEIGGMGIVNTFIRLKIFFKDKLEFHISSEAGRTIVQISAEMESKAGGGLE; this is encoded by the coding sequence ATGAGTATAAAACGAAAATTATTATTTCTTTATATTGGTATATTGGGAGCTTTGTTTATTGTAATTGGGATGGTTGTTTACAGCTATCTTTCTTATGTTTTCGAGAGTCGAACGAAGAACAATTTACAATCTATGAACATTAAGCTGAACCAACAGTTCGAAAGTGTCATAAAGCCCATGGATTTCTCACTAACTAATTTAATATCGGATTCCGAATTTATGGAGGCCACTCATCTATTAATGTCGATTAATCGAACAAAGGCTGAACGAGTAGAAATTGAAAAGGCCATCAAAAGAGTAAATCGGCATTTAGTCACCTATGCACACGCGGTCAATTTTTATCGAATCAGCGTCTATAACACAAAGGGTGACTTTCTAAGCAATGATGAATTTGCAAGTGCTGATGTGAAAGATCCCATCACTCGACTTAAGAAGCTAATGGGAACCGATCATTGGATTGAAGAAGTCGGGCTAAATAAATGGATCATTCCTAATCATATTGTATTATGGTCAGACAATCCCAAAGATTACGTAACCAGCTTAATTCGTGTTGTGTCTAATTCGAGAAGCGAAGCAACTGTCATTGAGACGGAGATTCTGAAAGACGAAATTGATAAAACATTCTCAGTTTTGAATGGAGAAGACGTTCAAGTCCTTGTTCTAGCTAAGGATAACTCGATTATTTATTACGATAGTGACAGAACGTTAAAGAGCGTTAGCTACTATATAAAGAATCTTGAGCAGATCTCCTCGACACCAACGTTTTATTATAACGATCATACGAAGTCGAAGGAACTGATATCTCGTGTGCATTCAAATTATACAGATACCAACATTTTTGTCATTCAAAATGAATCGATTGTGAACGAACCTGTGGTTCTGATCAGAAATATTATTATTGGCTTGGGTGCTCTAATGCTACTGCTCTGTATTTTGTTCTATGTTGTCATTGTCAGTCGGCTGATGAATCCTTTACGAAAATTAAAAGAGGAAATGGAAGCAACCGAGCTGTATAACTTGCCACATGAAACAGAAATAGATACTTCACAGAATGAGATCATATCTCTAAATCAGTCCTACAATCATTTGAAGAATCGTTTGAATTTGGCCGTACAACGTGAAGTGGAAGCACGAAGCATGCAGCTACAAGCGAGTATGGATTTGTTGCAAGCGCAAGTGAATCCTCATTTTATCTATAACATTATGAATATTTTTTCTTACCGTGGCATTTTATTGGACGATCCAGACATCATTGAAATGAGTGAAGGGTTAACCTCAATGCTACGTTACTCCACTTCTAATGTTGAGATTGCTGCTCGAATTTCGGAAGAAGTAGAGCATGTGCAGCACTATCTAGTGCTAATGAAAAAAAGATATGAAGATTGCCTTAACTACGATATTCAGATTGCATCATCCATTGCTGAGGAGCGGGTACCTAAGATAACATTGCAGATTTTTATTGAAAATGCGATTAAGCATAGCTTTGAACAAGGCAATCGAGATGTCATCGTCAAGCTGAGAGGGTATCAGAATGGGGATCGATGGGTCTTGGAGATCGAGGATAACGGAGGAGGCTTTAAGGAGCAGCAGCTGTTAACTATACGTAAAAGTCTAGAGCTAGCAGAAAAAAACTTCTTGGAACAGAGAGAAAAGCTGCAGCTCGAGATCGGTGGTATGGGAATTGTGAATACGTTTATAAGGTTAAAAATCTTTTTTAAAGACAAGCTGGAGTTTCACATTTCCTCGGAGGCAGGACGTACAATTGTTCAAATTAGTGCGGAAATGGAAAGCAAGGCTGGGGGTGGATTAGAATGA
- a CDS encoding metallophosphoesterase: MLKKQIVSTKKRSLLSAQTINFAVIGDSHVGYGNSSSIFKNLLPKVVGSGNKRFIIFGGDNTQAGANHGNNADAYYKDFKDTVTSTLGNIPYKASIGNWEASTQSLFTQYLGAVEGKMNFPGTQGKVKYVWLNCALGRFTPGSITLLKNLDEKYYYIIDFHWPLKVSGITVDSNHVLSAAETAKFFAAIPAKVRDKVLAIFTHHGHLFYRKLTNIYPGYTQTKFFVCGCSGDYKCKPNGDRGFYNATLTINGSAVNVDAFKVAVT, translated from the coding sequence ATGTTGAAAAAGCAGATAGTATCCACTAAGAAGCGAAGTCTTCTGTCGGCTCAAACCATTAACTTCGCAGTCATTGGCGATAGTCACGTAGGGTACGGGAATAGCTCAAGCATTTTTAAAAATCTTTTACCAAAGGTAGTAGGCAGCGGGAATAAGAGATTTATTATTTTTGGGGGAGATAACACACAAGCGGGGGCTAATCATGGGAATAATGCAGACGCTTACTACAAGGATTTCAAGGATACGGTGACAAGCACGCTCGGGAATATCCCTTATAAAGCGTCGATAGGAAATTGGGAGGCAAGTACCCAGTCCTTATTCACGCAATATTTAGGCGCAGTTGAAGGGAAAATGAATTTCCCAGGGACACAGGGCAAGGTGAAGTATGTATGGCTTAATTGTGCTCTTGGAAGGTTCACGCCGGGCAGTATCACTTTATTAAAAAATTTAGATGAGAAGTATTACTATATTATTGATTTTCATTGGCCTTTAAAAGTGAGCGGGATCACGGTAGATTCTAACCATGTATTAAGCGCAGCGGAGACTGCTAAGTTTTTTGCGGCTATTCCTGCGAAGGTGAGAGATAAAGTACTGGCAATTTTCACGCATCATGGACATCTGTTTTACCGAAAGCTTACCAATATTTATCCGGGTTATACCCAAACGAAATTCTTCGTGTGCGGATGTTCTGGTGATTATAAATGTAAGCCAAATGGTGATCGGGGATTCTATAATGCTACATTGACCATCAATGGGTCTGCCGTTAATGTAGATGCTTTTAAGGTAGCTGTTACTTAG